A stretch of Pirellulales bacterium DNA encodes these proteins:
- a CDS encoding P-II family nitrogen regulator gives MKLIIAIIQPNKLEDVKAALQEVEVVRLTIMDVQGFGRQKGQTETYRGREMNVNLLRKVQLQIAVNEAFVEPTISAIIKGGRTGEAGQIGDGKIFVLPLEDCIRIRTGERGAEAI, from the coding sequence ATGAAGCTCATCATCGCGATTATTCAGCCCAACAAGCTTGAGGACGTGAAGGCGGCCCTCCAGGAGGTCGAGGTCGTCCGGCTGACGATTATGGACGTCCAGGGCTTCGGCCGACAGAAGGGCCAAACCGAGACCTACCGCGGTCGCGAGATGAACGTCAACCTGCTCCGCAAGGTGCAATTGCAGATCGCCGTGAACGAGGCGTTCGTCGAGCCGACGATCAGCGCGATCATCAAAGGGGGCCGCACGGGCGAGGCAGGCCAGATCGGCGACGGCAAAATCTTCGTGCTGCCGCTGGAAGATTGCATTCGCATCCGTACCGGCGAACGGGGCGCCGAGGCGATTTGA
- a CDS encoding glutaredoxin family protein — MSHSRHVVLYTRDGCHLCDEALAILQAQGLEPELVDVDADPVLRDQFHECVPVVEIDGTIRFRGRIEPRLLTRLLRGRG, encoded by the coding sequence GTGAGCCATTCCCGACACGTCGTCCTCTATACGCGCGACGGTTGCCATCTGTGCGACGAGGCGCTGGCGATTCTGCAGGCGCAGGGTCTTGAGCCGGAACTGGTCGACGTCGACGCCGACCCCGTGCTTCGCGACCAGTTCCACGAGTGCGTGCCGGTCGTCGAGATCGACGGAACGATCCGCTTTCGGGGGCGCATCGAGCCGCGGTTGCTGACGCGGCTGCTACGCGGGCGGGGTTGA
- a CDS encoding serine/threonine protein kinase produces the protein MRSVSVAAPTLPTYCALEAPLPAQPFPLVERYRDFRLLGSGAKAEVWECRDDFTGRRVASKSLHARLAGDAEEQRLLIREARILAGLDHAGIPPLLDLGRNGRGQPFFTMPIIPGPTLRKILDMLRTQLRSTELTSTDQRSRAQGQWPLERLLGLIVAAADALAHAHDRGVVHCDVKPENLLIGRDDSLHLVDWGIAQVPGEVESAKDSPTASARTERPLRRGSPLYMSPEQALNMKVDPRTDVYALGAVLYECLTLRPAVRGRSVAEIMRNILQQDPVPPRLAAPERGISRELEAASLRALARSPADRHQTMDELRQELRECRLDLLVNFERTAPPWVRSPLEAPPADWWDLQATDAAAC, from the coding sequence ATGCGATCCGTCTCTGTCGCCGCGCCGACCTTGCCGACGTACTGCGCCCTGGAAGCGCCGCTTCCGGCTCAGCCCTTTCCGCTCGTCGAGCGGTATCGCGATTTTCGGCTGCTCGGCTCCGGGGCGAAGGCCGAGGTTTGGGAATGCCGCGACGACTTCACCGGTCGACGGGTCGCGTCCAAGAGTCTGCACGCTCGTTTGGCGGGCGACGCCGAAGAGCAGCGGCTCTTGATTCGCGAGGCGCGCATCCTCGCCGGGCTGGACCACGCGGGGATCCCCCCGCTGCTCGACCTGGGCCGCAACGGCCGCGGGCAGCCTTTCTTTACGATGCCGATCATTCCTGGCCCGACGCTGCGCAAGATTCTCGACATGCTGCGGACCCAGCTAAGATCGACTGAGTTGACCAGCACGGATCAACGGTCACGTGCGCAAGGCCAGTGGCCGCTGGAGCGACTCCTCGGGCTAATTGTCGCTGCGGCCGACGCCTTGGCCCACGCCCATGACCGCGGGGTCGTCCACTGCGACGTCAAGCCGGAAAACCTGCTGATCGGCAGGGACGACAGCCTCCATCTCGTCGACTGGGGCATCGCCCAGGTGCCCGGGGAGGTGGAGTCGGCCAAGGATTCGCCGACCGCGTCGGCACGGACGGAGCGACCCCTTCGCCGCGGCTCGCCGCTGTACATGTCGCCCGAACAGGCATTGAACATGAAGGTCGACCCGAGGACCGACGTCTACGCCCTGGGCGCCGTGTTGTACGAATGCCTGACGCTGCGCCCCGCGGTTCGGGGGAGGTCGGTGGCGGAGATCATGAGGAACATCCTCCAGCAGGATCCCGTCCCCCCCCGCCTGGCGGCGCCCGAGCGAGGGATCTCGCGCGAGTTGGAGGCCGCCAGCTTGCGTGCGCTTGCCAGATCCCCGGCCGACCGACACCAGACGATGGACGAATTGCGGCAAGAACTGCGGGAGTGTCGTCTCGACCTGCTGGTGAACTTCGAGCGAACGGCGCCGCCTTGGGTTCGCTCGCCCCTCGAGGCCCCCCCTGCCGATTGGTGGGACCTGCAGGCGACCGACGCCGCGGCATGCTGA
- a CDS encoding DUF2088 domain-containing protein — MAVYFAAGSPTTVLSDADLRAALADTFAQLGPRRRVALVPPDYSRYASQAGKLACMCCDLLGEAIRDVIPAVGTHEPMSASQLDKMMPAVPRELIRTHNWRTDVATLGEVPADAVAEFTEGIYREPWPAQLNKRLAAGEHDLIFSLGQVVPHEVIGMANYNKNLFVGVGGVRGINESHYIGAVYGMERVMGIADNPLRRILNDAQDRFCRDMPLLFALTVIGADDAGRSVVRGLYIGDDHECFWQAAELSTAVNITHLPRRLDRVVVYLHPDKFPSTWLGNKAIYRTRMAIADGGELIILAPGVRTFGEDPAIDQLIRKYGYRTTPEVLDFVAENADLRENLSAAAHLIHGSSENRFRVTYCPGHLSAEEVRSVGYEFGDLAKHLAMYDPDQLSVGPNVAPQGGEFYFIRDPSLGLWREG, encoded by the coding sequence ATGGCCGTTTACTTCGCCGCCGGTTCGCCGACGACCGTTTTGTCCGACGCGGATTTGCGTGCGGCTCTCGCCGACACGTTCGCTCAATTGGGGCCGCGCCGGCGGGTGGCGTTGGTTCCCCCCGACTACTCACGCTACGCCAGCCAAGCCGGCAAGCTGGCCTGCATGTGCTGCGACCTGCTTGGCGAGGCAATCCGCGACGTCATCCCCGCTGTGGGGACGCATGAGCCGATGTCGGCCAGCCAGCTTGACAAGATGATGCCCGCCGTCCCCCGCGAGCTGATCCGCACTCACAACTGGCGGACCGACGTGGCGACTCTCGGCGAAGTGCCCGCCGACGCGGTCGCCGAGTTCACCGAAGGAATCTACCGCGAGCCGTGGCCGGCCCAACTCAACAAGCGGCTCGCCGCGGGGGAGCATGATCTGATCTTCTCGCTCGGACAAGTCGTGCCGCACGAGGTGATCGGCATGGCCAACTACAACAAGAACCTGTTCGTCGGCGTCGGCGGCGTGCGGGGGATCAACGAAAGCCACTACATCGGCGCCGTGTACGGCATGGAACGGGTCATGGGGATCGCCGACAACCCGTTGCGGCGGATCCTCAACGACGCCCAGGACCGGTTTTGCCGCGACATGCCGCTGTTGTTCGCGTTGACCGTCATCGGGGCCGACGACGCAGGTCGATCGGTGGTGCGCGGGCTATACATCGGCGACGATCACGAGTGCTTCTGGCAGGCGGCCGAGCTGTCGACCGCAGTGAACATCACCCACCTGCCGCGGCGGCTCGACCGGGTGGTCGTCTACCTCCACCCCGACAAGTTCCCGAGCACTTGGCTGGGGAACAAGGCAATCTACCGCACTCGGATGGCGATCGCCGACGGCGGAGAACTGATCATCCTCGCCCCCGGGGTGCGGACCTTTGGCGAAGACCCGGCGATCGATCAACTGATCCGCAAATACGGCTACCGAACAACCCCGGAGGTGCTGGACTTCGTGGCCGAGAACGCCGATCTGCGCGAAAATCTCTCGGCCGCGGCCCACTTGATCCACGGCTCGTCGGAGAACCGGTTCCGGGTCACGTACTGCCCGGGACACTTGTCCGCCGAAGAAGTGCGGAGCGTCGGCTACGAATTCGGAGATTTGGCCAAGCACCTCGCCATGTACGACCCCGATCAGTTGTCCGTCGGGCCGAACGTCGCCCCCCAAGGGGGCGAGTTCTACTTCATCCGCGACCCGTCGCTAGGACTATGGCGCGAGGGATAA
- the atpC gene encoding ATP synthase F1 subunit epsilon, with the protein MADNAPITASGSTLRCIVVTPEETVVDRDANFVALPLFDGELGVALYHAPMIGRLGFGELRVRTGTTEERFYVDGGFVQVADNVVSVLTNRSIPAKKLDAATIDQQVREVGSSVVAGETALALRERQLKQLRAQSRVAGKG; encoded by the coding sequence ATGGCCGACAACGCACCCATCACCGCCTCCGGATCGACTCTTCGGTGCATCGTCGTCACCCCCGAGGAGACGGTGGTCGACCGTGACGCCAATTTCGTGGCCCTGCCGCTGTTCGACGGCGAGTTGGGGGTGGCGCTCTACCATGCCCCGATGATCGGCCGGTTGGGCTTCGGCGAGTTGCGGGTGCGGACCGGGACGACCGAAGAGCGGTTCTACGTCGACGGCGGCTTCGTGCAGGTGGCCGACAACGTCGTGTCGGTGCTGACCAATCGATCGATCCCGGCCAAGAAACTCGATGCCGCGACGATCGACCAGCAAGTCCGCGAGGTCGGCTCCTCGGTCGTCGCCGGCGAAACGGCTCTCGCCCTCCGCGAACGGCAGCTCAAGCAATTGCGGGCCCAGTCGCGCGTGGCGGGCAAAGGCTGA
- a CDS encoding valine--pyruvate transaminase, with protein MEHCISQIGEALSGPSGIVELMADLGAALAEGDGASMRMLGGGNPAHIPEMQEVWRRRLREIVADEPLCDRMLANYDGPAGNPRFLDAVAECLRTEFGWPVGPENVAVTCGGQTAFFFLFTLLAGEMADRTRRRILLPIVPEYIGYADQGLTPDLFRSFRPRVELLEDRQFKYRIDFDALTIGDDVGAICVSRPTNPTGNVLTDDEIARLADLAQARGIPLLVDNAYGEPFPGAVFEPIRPTWRSGMVMTFSLSKLGLPGTRTGIVLADESLVRRIRSMTGIVGLANGNLGQTLVEPLLREGQLIELCRNHIRPFYEAKSQAAQQLVAEHFGDAFPWRVHRSEGAFFLWLWFPELPIGSRDLYERLKRRGVLVVPGEHFFFGLPPGDDWAHRRQCIRLTFSQSERTVREGIAILADELRSVHGASR; from the coding sequence ATGGAGCACTGCATCAGCCAAATCGGCGAGGCCCTGTCCGGTCCCAGCGGCATCGTCGAGCTGATGGCCGACCTCGGCGCCGCGCTCGCCGAGGGAGACGGCGCCTCGATGCGGATGTTGGGCGGCGGCAACCCGGCCCACATCCCCGAAATGCAAGAGGTCTGGCGCCGCCGCTTGCGCGAGATCGTCGCCGACGAACCGCTCTGCGATCGGATGCTCGCAAACTACGACGGCCCGGCCGGCAACCCGCGGTTTCTCGACGCCGTGGCCGAATGCCTGCGGACCGAGTTCGGGTGGCCCGTCGGGCCGGAGAATGTCGCGGTCACCTGCGGAGGGCAGACGGCGTTCTTCTTCCTGTTCACGCTTCTGGCCGGCGAGATGGCCGACAGGACCCGTCGGCGCATCCTGCTGCCGATCGTCCCCGAGTACATCGGTTACGCCGACCAGGGACTGACGCCTGATTTGTTTCGCAGCTTCCGGCCGCGGGTCGAACTGCTGGAGGACCGGCAGTTCAAGTACCGCATCGACTTCGACGCCCTGACAATCGGCGACGACGTCGGCGCCATTTGCGTCAGTCGGCCCACTAACCCGACCGGCAACGTCCTCACCGACGACGAGATCGCCAGGCTAGCCGACCTAGCCCAAGCGCGCGGGATCCCGCTGTTGGTCGACAACGCCTACGGCGAGCCGTTTCCCGGGGCCGTGTTCGAGCCGATTCGCCCGACCTGGCGCTCGGGGATGGTGATGACCTTCAGCCTCTCGAAATTGGGGCTCCCCGGCACGCGCACCGGCATCGTGCTGGCCGACGAATCGCTCGTGCGCCGCATCCGCTCGATGACGGGAATCGTGGGGCTGGCCAACGGCAACCTGGGGCAGACGCTCGTCGAACCGCTCCTCCGCGAGGGGCAGCTCATCGAGCTCTGCCGCAACCACATTCGGCCCTTTTACGAAGCCAAGTCCCAAGCGGCCCAGCAGCTCGTCGCCGAGCACTTCGGCGACGCCTTCCCCTGGCGGGTCCATCGCAGCGAGGGGGCGTTCTTCCTGTGGCTCTGGTTCCCCGAACTGCCGATCGGGTCGCGCGACCTGTACGAGCGGCTCAAACGCCGCGGCGTGCTGGTGGTGCCCGGGGAGCACTTTTTCTTCGGTCTGCCGCCGGGGGACGACTGGGCCCATCGCCGCCAGTGCATTCGGCTCACGTTCTCGCAGTCGGAACGGACGGTTCGCGAAGGGATCGCCATCCTGGCCGACGAACTGCGGTCCGTGCATGGCGCCAGCCGCTGA
- the amt gene encoding ammonium transporter: MTTEWSHRGWFALVLAVVATLAAAALPTTCYAQDEGAETAATADEAEEEAAEDLGVGYALDNIMLFICAALVFLMQAGFAMVEAGFNSQKNAVNILFKNSMDICVGVLLFFAFGFGLMYPGCYGVEGYESKFISFGGFGLEGYESAADRTFSPGTDWFFQAMFAATAATIVSGAVAGRMKVGAYLIYSAVLTGLVYPISGMWKWGGGWLAEKGFQDFAGSAVVHGVGGFAGLAGAILLGPRIGRYVNGKSVPMPGHSLPLACLGVFILWFGWYGFNPGSMLAFQGTGDIDGTMHCAVTTTLAAGAGGLVATLLSWIMFGKPDLSMGLNGILGGLVGITACCDCMSTLQAAAIIGPVSAVLVIAGVLLLDKLQIDDPVGAFPVHGLCGIWGCMAIGILPNDYLKNGDTSFVTQAIGTFSIIGWSFVTMLALFAVMKAMGILRVGAHEEQVGLDISEHGMQAYGGAPSMG, encoded by the coding sequence ATGACTACCGAATGGTCACATCGGGGATGGTTCGCGCTGGTGCTGGCGGTCGTCGCGACCCTGGCTGCCGCGGCGCTCCCCACGACTTGCTACGCCCAGGACGAGGGGGCCGAGACCGCAGCAACTGCGGACGAGGCCGAAGAAGAAGCGGCCGAGGATCTCGGCGTCGGCTACGCGCTGGACAACATCATGTTGTTCATTTGCGCTGCACTCGTGTTCTTGATGCAGGCAGGCTTCGCGATGGTCGAGGCGGGCTTCAACTCGCAGAAGAACGCGGTCAACATCCTGTTCAAGAACTCGATGGACATCTGCGTCGGCGTATTGTTGTTCTTCGCCTTCGGGTTCGGGCTCATGTACCCGGGATGCTACGGAGTGGAGGGCTATGAAAGCAAGTTCATCTCGTTCGGCGGCTTCGGCCTGGAAGGCTATGAGTCGGCTGCCGACCGCACCTTCAGCCCCGGAACCGACTGGTTTTTTCAGGCGATGTTTGCGGCGACCGCCGCGACGATCGTCTCCGGCGCCGTCGCCGGTCGCATGAAAGTCGGCGCGTATCTGATTTACAGCGCTGTTCTTACCGGTTTGGTCTATCCGATCAGCGGCATGTGGAAGTGGGGCGGCGGCTGGCTTGCTGAGAAGGGCTTCCAAGATTTCGCCGGGTCGGCCGTGGTGCATGGCGTCGGCGGTTTCGCCGGATTGGCCGGCGCCATCCTGCTTGGCCCGCGGATTGGCCGCTATGTGAACGGCAAGAGCGTTCCCATGCCAGGCCACAGCTTGCCGCTGGCCTGCTTGGGGGTCTTCATCCTGTGGTTCGGCTGGTACGGGTTCAACCCAGGCAGCATGTTGGCTTTCCAGGGGACTGGAGATATCGACGGCACAATGCACTGTGCCGTCACCACGACCCTGGCCGCCGGCGCCGGCGGGTTGGTCGCCACACTGTTGAGCTGGATTATGTTCGGAAAGCCTGACCTGTCGATGGGCCTCAACGGCATCCTCGGCGGGCTGGTCGGCATCACCGCCTGCTGCGACTGCATGTCGACTCTCCAGGCTGCCGCGATCATTGGACCGGTTTCCGCTGTGTTGGTCATCGCCGGGGTGCTGCTGCTGGACAAGCTGCAGATCGACGACCCGGTCGGGGCCTTCCCGGTGCACGGCCTGTGCGGAATCTGGGGCTGCATGGCGATTGGGATTCTGCCCAACGATTATCTGAAGAACGGCGATACGTCGTTCGTCACCCAAGCGATCGGCACGTTTTCGATCATCGGGTGGTCGTTCGTCACGATGTTGGCCCTGTTCGCCGTGATGAAGGCGATGGGGATCTTGCGGGTCGGCGCCCATGAGGAGCAGGTCGGGCTCGATATCAGCGAGCACGGCATGCAAGCCTACGGCGGCGCCCCGTCGATGGGTTGA